Proteins encoded within one genomic window of Streptomyces sp. NBC_01314:
- the kdpA gene encoding potassium-transporting ATPase subunit KdpA, whose amino-acid sequence MGPVPAGILQLLALMAALALAHRPLGDHMAGVYSSDKHWRVEKWLYRGIGADPDTEMRWPAYLRGILAFSVVGVLFLYLLQRLQGVLPGSLGFASIDPDQAFNTAASFVTNTNWQSYYGEQAMGHVVQVAGLAVQNFVSAAVGMAVAVALVRGFARSRSGELGNFWADLVRGVTRILLPLSLIAAVVLVACGAIQNFSGIHEVGQFMGGSQQWNGGAVASTEAIKEVGTNGGGVFNANSAHPFENPTPFTNLLEIFLMLVIPFALTRTFGTMVGSVKQGYAILATMAIIWVGFVALMMWTEFAHHGPAPQLAGGAMEGKEVRFGVGGSSLFAVSTTLTSTGAVDSFHSSFTGLGGGITMLGMMLGEIAPGGTGSGLYGMLIMAIIAVFIAGLMVGRTPEYLGRKIGTREIKLAACYILVTPALVLVFTAAAMALPTPGHSMTNSGAHGFSEILYAYTSASNNNGSAFAGLNADTEWFNSTLGIAMLLGRFVPMIFVLALAGSLAEQRPVPVTAGTLRTEKPLFTGLLVGSILIIAGLTYFPALALGPLAEGLAS is encoded by the coding sequence ATGGGTCCCGTACCTGCCGGCATCCTCCAACTGCTCGCCCTGATGGCGGCGCTGGCCCTCGCCCACCGTCCCCTCGGCGACCACATGGCCGGGGTCTACTCCTCCGACAAGCACTGGCGCGTCGAGAAGTGGCTCTACAGGGGCATCGGCGCCGACCCCGACACCGAGATGCGCTGGCCCGCGTACCTGCGCGGCATCCTCGCCTTCTCCGTCGTCGGCGTCCTCTTCCTCTACCTCCTCCAACGGCTCCAGGGCGTCCTGCCCGGCTCGCTGGGCTTCGCCTCCATCGACCCGGACCAGGCGTTCAACACCGCCGCGTCCTTCGTGACCAACACCAACTGGCAGTCGTACTACGGCGAACAGGCCATGGGCCATGTCGTGCAGGTCGCCGGTCTCGCCGTACAGAACTTCGTGTCGGCCGCCGTCGGCATGGCGGTGGCCGTGGCCCTCGTACGGGGCTTCGCCAGGTCCCGAAGTGGTGAACTCGGCAACTTCTGGGCCGACCTGGTGCGCGGGGTCACCCGCATCCTGCTGCCGCTGTCGCTGATCGCGGCCGTCGTGCTGGTCGCCTGCGGCGCCATCCAGAACTTCTCCGGCATCCACGAGGTCGGACAGTTCATGGGCGGCTCGCAGCAGTGGAACGGTGGCGCGGTCGCCTCGACGGAGGCCATCAAGGAGGTCGGCACGAACGGCGGCGGCGTCTTCAACGCCAACTCCGCCCACCCGTTCGAGAATCCGACGCCCTTCACGAACCTCCTCGAGATCTTCCTGATGCTCGTCATCCCCTTCGCCCTCACCCGCACCTTCGGGACCATGGTCGGCAGCGTCAAGCAGGGCTACGCGATCCTCGCCACCATGGCCATCATCTGGGTCGGGTTCGTGGCGCTGATGATGTGGACCGAGTTCGCCCACCACGGCCCGGCGCCGCAGCTCGCCGGTGGCGCGATGGAGGGCAAGGAGGTCCGGTTCGGTGTCGGCGGTTCGTCCCTCTTCGCCGTCTCGACCACGCTCACCTCCACGGGTGCGGTGGACTCCTTCCACTCCTCCTTCACCGGCCTCGGCGGTGGGATCACCATGCTGGGCATGATGCTGGGCGAGATCGCGCCCGGCGGCACCGGCTCCGGCCTCTACGGCATGCTCATCATGGCGATCATCGCCGTCTTCATCGCGGGGCTGATGGTCGGCCGTACACCCGAGTACCTGGGCAGGAAGATCGGCACCCGCGAGATCAAGCTCGCCGCCTGCTACATCCTCGTCACGCCCGCGCTGGTGCTCGTCTTCACGGCGGCGGCCATGGCACTGCCGACACCGGGCCACTCCATGACGAACTCCGGCGCGCACGGATTCTCCGAGATCCTCTACGCCTACACGTCCGCGTCGAACAACAACGGCTCGGCCTTCGCCGGGCTGAACGCCGACACCGAGTGGTTCAACAGCACCCTCGGTATCGCGATGCTGCTCGGCCGGTTCGTGCCGATGATCTTCGTCCTCGCCCTCGCCGGTTCGCTCGCGGAGCAGAGACCCGTGCCGGTGACGGCGGGCACACTGCGTACCGAAAAGCCCCTGTTCACAGGGTTGTTGGTGGGTTCGATCCTGATCATCGCCGGGCTGACCTACTTCCCGGCCCTCGCGCTGGGCCCGCTCGCCGAAGGGCTGGCGTCATGA
- the kdpF gene encoding K(+)-transporting ATPase subunit F, protein MTVENVVGLVVAVALLGYLVLALIFPERF, encoded by the coding sequence GTGACCGTCGAGAACGTCGTCGGCCTGGTCGTGGCCGTCGCCCTGCTGGGCTATCTCGTCCTCGCCCTGATCTTCCCGGAGAGGTTCTGA